The following coding sequences lie in one Deltaproteobacteria bacterium genomic window:
- a CDS encoding circadian clock protein KaiB (Decreases the phosphorylation of KaiC, a component of the main circadian regulator in cyanobacteria) codes for MGKYILKLYIAGLTGRSECALTNLRRICDEKLADTYELTVIDVLEHPQLAEDNKILATPTLVKEEPLPPRRMIGDLSDEDLVVAGLSILH; via the coding sequence GTGGGAAAATATATCTTAAAACTGTACATCGCTGGACTGACCGGGCGTTCTGAGTGCGCCCTCACCAATCTTCGTCGTATTTGCGACGAGAAGCTCGCAGACACCTACGAACTGACGGTGATCGATGTGCTCGAACATCCACAACTCGCCGAAGACAACAAGATTCTTGCAACGCCAACTCTTGTCAAAGAAGAACCGTTACCGCCACGGCGCATGATTGGAGATCTGTCAGACGAAGATTTAGTTGTGGCGGGATTGAGCATATTACACTGA
- a CDS encoding response regulator → MMTTPGQPLRILMIEDTVGDAQFFRQTLGAEAVAIEIDVHERLATGLQALKTRPYDIVLLDLHLPESQGVQTFITLREQAPEVPIVVMTSTTDEAIETQAIQLGAQDYFLKWQLSGKLLLRYIGYAIDRHRLLREVVHSREERIQQLENELLTLTHLTTYDVPITRLVLGQTSIAERHPEIWGNLHGQYSAILERTLEAHVFKITYDHSTPLRAIAEQLGTLVAGPRDVIALHTDVLQEKTKGVAAPKTNAYLQEGRMLVLQLMGYLASYYRIRAFGAGQQQAPPDAKG, encoded by the coding sequence ATGATGACAACTCCTGGTCAACCGCTCCGCATTCTCATGATCGAAGATACGGTCGGGGATGCACAATTTTTCAGGCAAACCTTGGGAGCGGAAGCGGTTGCTATCGAGATCGATGTCCACGAACGTTTAGCGACAGGCCTCCAAGCTCTCAAAACTCGCCCGTATGATATTGTCTTGTTAGACCTGCATTTGCCGGAGAGTCAAGGCGTGCAAACGTTCATCACGCTGCGTGAACAAGCGCCAGAAGTACCTATCGTTGTTATGACTAGTACAACCGATGAAGCAATTGAGACGCAAGCGATCCAGCTCGGAGCACAAGACTATTTTCTCAAATGGCAACTCAGCGGAAAGTTGTTACTGCGCTACATCGGCTATGCGATTGATCGCCATCGTCTGCTCCGGGAAGTTGTCCACAGCAGAGAAGAACGCATCCAGCAGCTCGAAAACGAACTGCTGACGTTAACGCACCTCACGACCTATGATGTTCCCATCACGAGACTCGTTTTGGGGCAAACTTCAATAGCAGAGCGCCATCCTGAAATTTGGGGCAACTTGCACGGACAGTACAGTGCCATTTTAGAACGCACCTTGGAAGCTCACGTGTTCAAGATCACCTACGACCATTCCACACCGCTCCGCGCTATAGCAGAGCAATTGGGGACCCTCGTTGCTGGGCCGCGTGATGTTATTGCGCTGCATACGGATGTCTTACAGGAAAAAACAAAGGGCGTCGCGGCACCCAAGACCAATGCCTACCTCCAAGAGGGACGCATGTTAGTCTTGCAGCTCATGGGCTACCTCGCCTCATACTACCGCATTCGTGCGTTTGGCGCTGGCCAACAACAGGCACCTCCGGACGCAAAAGGATAA